In a genomic window of Helianthus annuus cultivar XRQ/B chromosome 10, HanXRQr2.0-SUNRISE, whole genome shotgun sequence:
- the LOC110880432 gene encoding multicystatin-like, which produces MGGLGNMQNEVIFCYGFCSSLDLGSKAREPAEGENFKELLEFRPIDAATPVCGGITEVKDFANNLVIDDLARFAVDEHNKKQNTLLEFGKVLDAKEQLVAGTLYFITLEATDGGVKKTYEAKVWVKEWENFKELLEFKHVDAANPVCGGITEVKDFANSLVIDDLARFAVDEHNNKQASYISLLFGAVGAIHIFKRMNVGSLDLGDFLGIVKSYQEREKLEHRTRVW; this is translated from the exons ATGGGCGGGTTGGGCAACATGCAAAATGAGGTTATTTTTTGTTATGGGTTTTGTTCATCACTTGATCTCGGCTcaaag gctcgcgagccggccgAGGGGGAAAACTTCAAAGAATTGCTGGAGTTCAGGCCTATTGATGCTGCCACCCCAGTTTGTGGAGGAATTACAGAAGTAAAGGACTTTGCAAACAACCTTGTGATCGACGATCTCGCTCGATTCGCCGTCGATGAACACAACAAGAAGCAG AATACCCTGCTGGAATTTGGTAAGGTACTGGATGCAAAGGAGCAGTTAGTAGCTGGTACATTGTATTTTATCACACTTGAAGCAACTGATGGTGGTGTCAAAAAGACTTACGAAGCCAAGGTTTGGGTTAAGGAATGGGAAAACTTCAAAGAATTGCTGGAGTTCAAGCATGTTGATGCAGCTAACCCAGTTTGTGGAGGAATTACAGAAGTAAAGGACTTTGCAAACAGCCTTGTGATCGACGATCTCGCTCGATTCGCCGTGGATGAACACAACAATAAGCAGGCATCATATATCTCTTTGCTATTTGGTGCTGTAG GTGCTATACACATTTTCAAAAGAATGAATGTCGGTTCTCTTGACCTCGGAGATTTTCTTG GTATTGTAAAAAGTTACCAGGAAAGAGAGAAGTTGGAGCACAG GACAAGAGTTTGGTGA